One Lemur catta isolate mLemCat1 chromosome 15, mLemCat1.pri, whole genome shotgun sequence genomic window carries:
- the FMNL1 gene encoding formin-like protein 1 isoform X4, producing MGNAAGSTEQPAAPAAPSPKQPAAPKQPMPAAGELEERFNRALNCMNLPPDKVQLLSQYDNEKKWELICDQERFQVKNPPAAYIQKLKSYLDTGGVSRKVAADWMSNLGFKRRVQESTQVLRELETSLRTNHIGWVQEFLNEENRGLDVLLEYLAFAQCSVTYDMESTDNGASNPEKNKPLEQSVEDLSKGPPASMPKSRHLTIKCPPSPRLTPAHSRKALRNSRIVSQKDDVHVCIMCLRAIMNYQSGFSLVMNHPACVNEIALSLNNKNPRTKALVLELLAAVCLVRGGHDIILAAFDNFKEVCGEQHRFEKLMEYFRNEDSNIDFMVACMQFINIVVHSVENMNFRVFLQYEFTHLGLDLYLERLRLTESDKLQVQIQAYLDNVFDVGALLEDTETKNAVLEHMEELQEQVALLTERLRDAENESMAKIAELEKQLSQARKELETLRERFSESTAMGASRRAHEPEKVPLPAPARPSALELKVEELEEKGLIRILRGPGDAVSIEILPVAVATPSGSDASTPGAPTGSPSPVEPVPGAGTGAAPPPPPPPPPPPPPLPGIPSQQEATPLAPPLAPPLPGSPEPPPAPPLPGDLGPPPPPPPPPPGTEGPVPPPPPPPPGGPSDALGGPAQELGPGVKAKKPIQTKFRMPLLNWVALKPSQITGTVFTELNDEKVLQELDMSDFEEQFKTKSQGPSLDLSALKGKAAQKAPTKATLIEANRAKNLAITLRKGNLGADRICQAIEAYDLQALGLDFLELLTRFLPTEYERSLIARFEREQRPMEELSEEDRFMLRFSRIPRLPERMATLTFLGNFPDTVQLLMPQLNAIIAASMSIKSSDKLRQILEGFPSPRTLLSLSSWPLPDRPGLRQLHEQRQAWSSLWLPAPESGCAVGDEVN from the exons ATGGGCAACGCGGCCGGCAGCACCGAGCAGCCCGCTGCTCCCGCCGCGCCGTCCCCCAAGCAGCCCGCGGCCCCCAAGCAGCCGATGCCCGCGGCGGGAGAGCTGGAGGAGAGGTTTAATCGCGCCCTG AACTGCATGAACTTGCCCCCGGACAAGGTCCAGCTGCTGAGCCAGTATGACAATGAGAAGAAGTGGGAGCTCATCTGTGACCAG GAGCGGTTTCAAGTCAAGAACCCCCCCGCAGCCTACATCCAGAAGCTGAAGAGCTACCTGGATACTGGGGGGGTCAGCCGAAAGGTAGCAGCTGATTGGATGTCCAACCTGGGG TTTAAGAGGCGAGTTCAGGAGTCCACGCAGGTGCTGCGGGAGTTGGAGACCTCCCTGAGGACAAACCACATTGG GTGGGTGCAGGAGTTCCTTAACGAGGAGAACCGTGGCCTGGACGTGCTCCTCGAGTACCTGGCCTTTGCCCAGTGCTCTGTCAC GTATGACATGGAGAGCACAGACAATGGGGCTTCCAACCCGGAGAAGAACAAGCCCCTGGAGCAGTCGGTGGAGGATCTCAGCAAGGGTCCGCCTGCATCCATGCCCAAAAGTCGCCACCTGACCATCAA ATGCCCCCCTTCTCCCCG GCTGACCCCGGCCCACAGCAGGAAAGCCTTGCGGAATTCCCGCATCGTCAGCCAGAAGGACGATGTCCACGTGTGCATCATGTGCTTGCGGGCCATCATGAATTACCAG tCTGGCTTCAGCCTTGTCATGAACCACCCAGCCTGTGTCAACGAGATTGCTCTGAGCCTCAACAACAAGAACCCCAG AACCAAGGCTCTGGTGCTAGAACTGTTGGCGGCTGTGTGCCTGGTGCGGGGAGGACATGACATCATCCTTGCAGCCTTTGACAACTTCAAGGAG GTGTGTGGGGAACAGCACCGCTTTGAAAAGCTGATGGAATATTTCCGGAATGAGGACAGCAACATCGACTTCATG GTGGCCTGCATGCAATTTATCAACATTGTGGTACACTCAGTGGAGAACATGAACTTCCGTGTCTTCCTGCAATATGAGTTCACCCACCTGGGCCTGGACCTGTACTTGGAG AGGCTTCGGCTGACAGAGAGTGACAAGCTGCAGGTGCAGATTCAGGCCTATCTGGATAATGTTTTTGATGTGGGAGCACTGCTGGAGGACACAGAGACCAAGAATGCTGTGCTGGAGCACATGGAGGAGCTGCAGGAGCAGGTGGCGCTG CTGACAGAGCGGCTTCGGGACGCGGAGAACGAATCCATGGCCAAGATCGCAGAACTGGAAAAACAGCTAAGCCAGGCTCGCAAGGAGTTGGAGACCCTGCGG GAGCGCTTCAGCGAATCCACCGCCATGGGTGCCTCCAGACGTGCCCACGAGCCTGAGAAAGTTCCTCTCCCTGCCCCGGCGCGGCCCTCGGCTCTAGAGCTGAAGGTGGAAGAGCTAGAAGAGAAGGGGTTAATCCGTATCCTGCGGGGGCCCGGGGATGCTGTCTCCATCGAAATCCTCCCGGTCGCCGTGGCAACTCCGAGCGGCAGTGATGCTTCAACTCCGGGGGCGCCCACCGGTTCCCCCAGCCCAG TAGAGCCGGTCCCTGGAGCTGGAACCGGAGCCGCAccgccacctccacctccacctccacctccgcCTCCCCCACTGCCCGGCATACCCTCCCAGCAGGAAGCCACGCCCCTGGCGCCCCCACTGGCTCCACCCCTCCCAGGCAGCCCCGAGCCCCCGCCCGCGCCACCGCTGCCGGGAGACCTGGGGCCCCCACCGCCCCCACCGCCGCCGCCTCCTGGCACTGAGGGTCCGGTGCCTCCGCCGCCCCCACCGCCTCCGGGAGGTCCCTCTGATGCCCTTGGAGGGCCGGCACAAGAATTGGGCCCAG GAGTGAAGGCCAAGAAACCCATCCAGACCAAGTTCCGAATGCCACTCTTGAACTGGGTGGCCCTGAAACCCAGCCAGATCACGGGCACCGTCTTCACAGAGCTCAATGATGAGAAGGTGCTGCAG GAGCTGGACATGAGTGACTTTGAGGAGCAGTTCAAGACCAAGTCCCAAGGCCCCAGCCTGGACCTCAGTGCCCTGAAGGGTAAGGCAGCGCAGAAGGCCCCCACCAAGGCAACACTCATCGAGGCCAACCGGGCCAAGAACCTGGCCATCACCCTGCGCAAGGGCAACCTGGGGGCTGACCGCATCTGCCAGGCCATCGAGGC gTACGACTTGCAGGCGCTAGGCCTGGACTTCCTGGAGCTGCTGACTCGCTTCCTGCCCACGGAGTACGAGCGCAGCCTCATTGCCCGCTTTGAGCGGGAGCAGCGGCCCATGGAGGAGCTGTCGGAGGAGGACCGCTTCATGCTGCGCTTCAGCCGCATCCCGCGCCTGCCTGAGCGCATGGCCACGCTCACCTTCCTGGGCAACTTCCCGGACACAGTCCAGCTGCTCATGCCG CAACTGAATGCCATCATTGCAGCCTCAATGTCCATCAAGTCTTCGGACAAACTCCGCCAGATCCTGGAG GGGTTTCCCAGCCCTCGCACGCTGC